Proteins encoded in a region of the Oscillospiraceae bacterium MB24-C1 genome:
- a CDS encoding biotin transporter BioY, whose product MTENKITTRELTFMGLMTAIMCALGPLSIPLPGLVPISLGTLVIYFYPYLLGTRRAALCCLIYILLGTVGLPVFSGYSGGLPKLLGPTGGYMLGYFFIILFEGLAIKRFPNNRLIHASGIILGTVCCYLIGTLWLSHLLGLTFTKGLAAGVIPFIPGDIGKATAALLIAPVLRTRLQTAGLTLH is encoded by the coding sequence ATGACTGAAAATAAGATTACGACGCGTGAATTGACCTTTATGGGGCTGATGACCGCCATTATGTGTGCGCTTGGCCCGCTCTCCATTCCACTACCGGGGCTAGTACCCATCTCGCTGGGTACGCTGGTCATCTATTTTTATCCCTATCTGCTCGGCACCCGCAGAGCCGCGCTGTGCTGCCTGATCTACATTTTGCTGGGCACAGTCGGGCTACCCGTTTTTTCAGGTTATTCAGGCGGCCTACCAAAGCTTCTGGGGCCGACCGGTGGCTATATGCTGGGTTATTTTTTCATCATTCTGTTTGAGGGTTTGGCAATCAAGCGTTTTCCAAACAACCGCCTGATTCATGCATCAGGCATCATCCTTGGCACCGTCTGCTGCTATCTTATAGGTACACTCTGGCTTAGCCACCTACTGGGTCTCACCTTCACTAAGGGGCTTGCCGCAGGCGTTATCCCCTTTATTCCAGGGGATATCGGAAAAGCGACCGCCGCACTGCTTATTGCGCCGGTTCTTCGCACCCGCCTACAAACGGCAGGGTTGACGCTGCATTAA
- a CDS encoding ACT domain-containing protein, whose protein sequence is MTIKQISVFVENRAGILANITSALGNAGIDILALSVADTTDFGVLRLIVNDPVLAAQTLHSVGYPVSTTEVIAVAIAHRPGGLSAALAALGTEVVVEYCYAFMGRDPKNAVVILRPDNNQRAIALLEKGGFNTLSEDQLF, encoded by the coding sequence ATGACCATCAAGCAAATCTCTGTCTTTGTGGAAAACCGCGCCGGAATTCTGGCGAACATCACCTCCGCCCTTGGTAACGCCGGCATCGACATTCTAGCTCTTTCGGTGGCAGACACAACCGATTTCGGTGTGCTGCGTCTCATTGTCAACGATCCTGTACTAGCTGCCCAAACATTGCACAGCGTTGGTTACCCCGTTTCGACCACTGAAGTCATCGCTGTCGCCATCGCGCATCGTCCCGGTGGTTTGTCCGCAGCACTGGCTGCGCTCGGTACTGAAGTGGTGGTGGAGTACTGCTATGCATTCATGGGGCGCGATCCCAAAAATGCCGTGGTCATCCTACGCCCCGATAACAACCAAAGAGCCATTGCGCTGTTGGAAAAGGGCGGGTTCAATACGCTAAGTGAAGACCAGCTTTTCTAA
- a CDS encoding GNAT family N-acetyltransferase: protein MEFRKAVPSETSEVFKIYREAIIRMQASGIDQWDDIYPTQAVIEQDIANGEMTIGLMDGIIACAFVLNDEQWEGYEGGNWLYSSLCFSVLHRLCVNPIYQGKGVAKQAIQYIETLLKSEGVDVLRLDSFPKNSNAIKLYEKLDYIKVGETTFRKGLFYLYEKKL, encoded by the coding sequence ATGGAATTCAGAAAGGCGGTCCCCTCAGAGACATCCGAAGTTTTTAAAATTTATCGTGAAGCAATCATCCGCATGCAAGCATCCGGCATTGATCAGTGGGATGATATCTACCCCACACAAGCAGTTATCGAACAGGATATCGCCAATGGTGAAATGACTATCGGCCTGATGGACGGTATCATTGCTTGCGCTTTTGTTCTCAACGACGAACAATGGGAAGGCTATGAAGGTGGCAATTGGTTATACTCTAGCCTATGTTTCTCAGTCCTGCACCGGCTGTGCGTCAACCCCATCTATCAGGGGAAGGGCGTCGCCAAGCAAGCCATACAATATATCGAAACGCTTCTAAAAAGCGAAGGAGTTGACGTTCTCCGGCTTGATTCATTCCCTAAAAATTCAAATGCAATAAAGCTTTATGAAAAGCTAGATTACATAAAAGTTGGCGAAACCACCTTTAGAAAAGGCCTCTTTTATCTGTACGAAAAGAAACTCTGA
- a CDS encoding DUF6323 family protein: MDNQHALSLVTMQKSQAMAELRDSNHLAGRYGLSLSETQITNLVAQRFEVLQSTGRIEFGVGVLSKLVEAFCDSVYITQENYEESIATLQELFYFYKNESLDTFSDDELIEFMRSNFDGPCQGSLDYLGDTSLEALCRNARYAKNGIIGSYEEDDEGIDEDDWDEEY, encoded by the coding sequence ATGGATAACCAGCATGCACTTTCACTGGTGACGATGCAGAAGTCTCAGGCGATGGCAGAATTAAGGGATAGTAACCATCTCGCAGGGCGATACGGCTTGTCGCTTTCTGAGACACAAATCACCAACCTTGTCGCGCAGCGTTTTGAGGTGTTGCAAAGCACAGGGAGAATCGAATTTGGGGTCGGTGTTCTCTCAAAACTGGTTGAGGCGTTTTGCGATTCGGTTTATATCACGCAGGAGAATTATGAGGAGAGTATTGCGACGTTGCAGGAGTTATTTTATTTTTATAAAAATGAGTCGCTCGATACGTTCTCTGACGATGAGCTGATTGAATTTATGCGCAGTAATTTTGATGGACCCTGTCAGGGTTCGCTCGATTATCTGGGTGACACCTCCCTAGAGGCACTTTGTCGCAATGCCCGATATGCCAAGAACGGCATCATTGGCTCATATGAGGAGGATGATGAGGGCATCGATGAAGATGATTGGGACGAGGAGTATTGA
- a CDS encoding patatin family protein yields MKTGLVLEGGGMRGMYTIGVLDRFLNADISFDYVIGVSAGACNGVSYVAQQKGRNYRINTRHILDKRYISFSNLVHERSLFGMNFLFKTVPDELDPFDYEAFLASPTEFVVGVTDVNLGRPDYFTKEALDHDSTALCASSSIPCFSPMVSFRGKQYLDGGTSDPIPFKKALADGCDRLVVVLTRDRAYRKQPEKLRSLYKVMYRNYPALIELMDRRYLIYNRTLEDLRALEAEGDALIIAPENPLEIGRFEKDPHRLSAAAQLGYHDAIAAEKKIKAFLSGETF; encoded by the coding sequence ATGAAGACCGGACTGGTTTTAGAAGGCGGCGGCATGCGTGGCATGTACACCATCGGTGTGCTCGACCGCTTTTTGAACGCCGATATCTCTTTTGATTATGTCATCGGTGTTTCGGCGGGCGCCTGCAACGGTGTTTCTTACGTTGCGCAGCAAAAGGGCCGAAACTACCGCATTAATACCCGCCATATTCTGGATAAGCGCTACATAAGCTTTTCAAACCTAGTACACGAACGCTCACTTTTCGGCATGAACTTTCTGTTCAAGACGGTGCCCGATGAGCTGGATCCCTTTGATTATGAGGCTTTCTTAGCGAGCCCCACCGAGTTTGTCGTTGGGGTAACCGACGTCAATCTCGGTCGCCCGGATTATTTCACCAAGGAAGCACTTGACCACGATTCCACCGCCCTGTGCGCCTCATCGTCTATTCCCTGCTTTTCACCAATGGTGTCATTTCGCGGTAAACAGTATCTCGACGGTGGTACCTCCGACCCCATCCCGTTTAAAAAAGCGTTGGCCGACGGCTGCGATCGGTTGGTCGTGGTACTGACTCGAGATCGTGCCTACCGCAAGCAGCCTGAAAAACTGCGCTCGCTCTACAAAGTGATGTACCGCAATTATCCCGCACTCATTGAGCTGATGGATCGCCGCTATCTCATCTATAATCGCACACTAGAGGATTTGCGCGCACTCGAAGCCGAGGGGGATGCCCTCATCATCGCCCCTGAAAATCCGCTTGAAATCGGGCGATTTGAAAAGGACCCCCATCGGTTGAGCGCTGCTGCGCAGTTAGGTTATCACGACGCCATCGCTGCGGAAAAGAAAATCAAGGCGTTTTTGTCCGGCGAGACGTTTTGA
- a CDS encoding penicillin-binding protein 2, whose protein sequence is MYKRFLAVFSLIILLFGLLIARISLLAVTEPLIEAAHQQSATVLKVAETRGMIYDRKLRPITGINTKNVAAVLPNEQAANVLMRATPITKRAELQQQLTKMRPFLWEVDSASLYAKGLEVFPVPQRYLDEQPAVHIIGQIDPATGKGASGLERAYDSLLTSAGGVVQMRYATDALQRGIETSPPEIMDSGYLNGAGLVLTIDHDIQEIAEQAAKGIDCGAIVIMDPYTGDILASVSAPVYNPNNPAEALTDERMPFFNRAFAAYSVGSTFKILTAATALESGFSPRRTYFCPGKIEVVDQIFHCHNLNGHGTLDMQEALNHSCNPYFISLALEIGGPALAYKAQQLGFGSRFEAAPGYFTAAGGLPTLQELSAPAAVANFGFGQGVLTATPIQMATLVSAIANGGGAVTPRLVAGTTTDGKEITTATATYSPRFVFREQAAQQVKDMMVNVVNEGSGKNAQPEHGGAGGKTASAQTGQFKDGEEIVHAWFSGFYPAGQPQYTIVVLVEGGDSGSDVACPVFKEIADGLYELKQK, encoded by the coding sequence ATGTATAAGCGTTTTCTTGCGGTGTTTTCACTGATAATTCTGCTATTTGGCCTGCTCATTGCGCGAATTTCACTGTTGGCGGTCACTGAGCCGTTGATCGAGGCAGCTCATCAGCAATCGGCAACAGTGCTAAAGGTCGCCGAGACACGCGGTATGATTTACGACCGCAAGCTACGACCGATTACAGGTATCAACACCAAAAACGTGGCCGCGGTGCTGCCCAATGAGCAGGCGGCAAATGTGCTGATGCGTGCTACACCAATTACTAAGCGTGCCGAGCTGCAGCAGCAGCTGACCAAGATGCGCCCGTTTTTGTGGGAGGTGGATTCCGCCTCACTTTATGCCAAGGGGCTTGAAGTTTTTCCAGTACCACAGCGTTATCTTGACGAGCAGCCCGCCGTACACATTATCGGACAGATCGACCCCGCGACGGGGAAGGGTGCCTCGGGACTTGAACGCGCTTACGATTCGCTGCTGACTTCGGCCGGCGGAGTGGTGCAGATGCGCTACGCCACCGACGCTTTACAACGCGGCATTGAAACATCTCCGCCTGAGATTATGGACAGTGGTTATCTAAACGGCGCGGGGCTGGTTTTGACTATCGACCATGACATTCAGGAAATTGCCGAACAGGCCGCTAAAGGTATCGATTGTGGCGCTATTGTAATTATGGATCCCTACACCGGCGATATTCTTGCTTCGGTCAGTGCTCCTGTGTATAACCCAAATAATCCCGCCGAGGCGCTGACCGACGAACGCATGCCGTTTTTTAACCGCGCTTTCGCTGCTTACAGTGTGGGATCCACCTTTAAGATTCTCACGGCTGCTACTGCGCTAGAATCGGGGTTTAGCCCCCGGAGAACTTATTTCTGCCCTGGAAAGATTGAGGTGGTGGATCAAATTTTTCACTGCCACAATCTCAACGGACATGGCACGTTGGATATGCAGGAAGCGCTGAACCATTCCTGTAATCCCTATTTCATCTCGCTTGCGCTGGAAATCGGCGGACCAGCGCTGGCTTATAAGGCGCAACAGTTGGGGTTTGGCAGCCGGTTTGAAGCAGCACCGGGCTATTTTACTGCCGCAGGCGGCCTGCCCACCTTACAGGAGCTTAGCGCCCCGGCAGCGGTGGCCAACTTTGGTTTTGGGCAGGGTGTGCTAACCGCCACACCGATTCAGATGGCCACATTGGTATCGGCTATTGCCAATGGCGGAGGCGCTGTCACCCCGAGGCTGGTGGCAGGCACCACCACAGACGGTAAGGAGATCACAACCGCCACGGCGACCTATTCTCCTCGCTTTGTTTTTCGTGAGCAAGCTGCACAGCAGGTTAAAGACATGATGGTCAATGTCGTGAACGAAGGCAGCGGCAAAAACGCCCAGCCCGAGCACGGTGGAGCAGGCGGAAAAACCGCCTCGGCGCAAACAGGTCAGTTTAAGGATGGTGAAGAGATTGTCCACGCATGGTTTTCAGGTTTTTATCCCGCCGGGCAGCCACAGTACACCATTGTGGTGCTGGTCGAGGGGGGAGATTCCGGCTCGGATGTAGCCTGCCCAGTTTTTAAGGAAATTGCCGACGGACTTTATGAACTAAAGCAAAAATAA
- a CDS encoding peptidoglycan DD-metalloendopeptidase family protein — protein MSDKNRRIAEDHSAEAKPAQASSSNKLQALAQKMLQRVLRVLCFIGLLHIRKYRFFKRGLRNVRDMLGLLLRAIGHRLFCSVRIFSVRNSLSFDLTIDLLRTLKRGSAAARKRGLGTLIGYWAMVTAAFITRAVARLFSSINYVAPVLAAAVFLIVINGALNMTFALRVFYNGEEIGYIADESVFENAEKQMLGRIVFEDYIKPEDTIPEFTIAAVREGDLLSEDRLTDELIKASGNELAQATGLYVDNRFLGAVTERRQLLSLLDTIKNQYRSDDEQSNEMVEFVKDVEARDGLYPVTSVVNIGEMQDEVNREEEAQRIYTTVQGDAPIIIAQKNGIPYSQLKQLNPDIEKSLLVGQEVLVKKSVPVLEVKVVRKETVEEEVNFKIEQIQDTSRYQGYVKVTQKGQKGTSLVISEVTYIDGLEVDRTVLDTRVIKEPINEKVVVGGKTPLAQLPSSAHSTSSNFIWPVAGGYVSCGFYGYWGHTGMDIAANTGTAVYAAASGTVTKAVYNSTGYGYHIIINHGGGVETLYGHNSKLYVKAGDWVEQGQLIAAIGRTGRATGPHCHLEVRINGKYMNPANYIGTRNPYS, from the coding sequence TTGAGCGACAAAAATCGCAGAATTGCTGAAGATCATTCTGCTGAAGCAAAGCCTGCGCAAGCATCATCTTCAAATAAGTTGCAAGCGCTTGCGCAAAAAATGCTGCAAAGAGTTTTGCGTGTTTTATGCTTTATCGGGCTGCTGCATATTCGAAAATACCGTTTCTTCAAGCGCGGCTTGCGAAACGTCAGAGATATGCTTGGACTTTTGCTGCGTGCCATAGGTCACAGGCTTTTTTGTAGTGTGCGCATTTTTTCGGTACGAAACAGCTTGTCGTTTGACTTGACCATCGACCTGCTGCGAACGTTAAAGCGTGGCAGCGCTGCTGCCCGAAAACGGGGCTTGGGCACATTGATTGGTTATTGGGCCATGGTGACAGCGGCATTTATCACACGGGCCGTTGCGCGGTTGTTCAGTTCAATTAACTATGTTGCGCCGGTTTTGGCGGCTGCCGTATTCCTTATCGTGATTAACGGCGCCCTCAACATGACCTTTGCTTTGCGCGTTTTCTACAACGGCGAGGAAATTGGCTATATTGCAGACGAATCGGTGTTTGAAAACGCCGAAAAGCAGATGCTGGGCCGTATCGTGTTTGAGGATTACATTAAACCTGAGGATACCATACCGGAATTCACCATTGCCGCTGTACGCGAAGGAGATTTGCTCTCTGAAGACCGGCTGACCGACGAATTGATTAAGGCTTCTGGTAACGAGCTGGCGCAGGCGACAGGATTATATGTTGACAACCGCTTTTTAGGGGCGGTTACCGAGCGTCGTCAGCTGTTGTCGTTACTTGATACCATTAAGAACCAATATCGTTCGGACGACGAACAGTCTAATGAAATGGTGGAGTTTGTCAAGGATGTCGAGGCTCGTGACGGGCTCTATCCGGTGACTTCAGTGGTGAATATCGGTGAGATGCAGGATGAGGTTAACCGTGAGGAAGAGGCTCAGCGTATTTACACCACCGTCCAGGGTGACGCGCCCATCATCATTGCGCAGAAAAACGGCATTCCTTATTCCCAGCTCAAGCAACTCAACCCCGATATTGAAAAATCGCTGTTGGTCGGGCAGGAAGTGCTGGTCAAAAAGTCGGTGCCGGTGCTTGAAGTCAAGGTTGTCCGAAAAGAAACGGTCGAGGAAGAAGTTAATTTTAAGATTGAACAAATTCAGGACACCAGCAGATACCAAGGCTATGTCAAGGTGACCCAAAAGGGACAGAAGGGTACTTCGCTTGTAATCAGCGAGGTTACCTATATTGACGGCCTTGAGGTGGATCGTACCGTGCTAGATACTCGGGTGATCAAAGAACCGATCAATGAGAAAGTCGTGGTGGGTGGCAAGACGCCGCTTGCCCAGCTACCCTCTTCGGCGCACAGTACCAGTTCCAACTTTATCTGGCCGGTTGCCGGCGGCTATGTCAGTTGTGGCTTCTATGGTTATTGGGGCCACACCGGAATGGATATCGCAGCTAACACCGGAACTGCGGTTTATGCTGCTGCGTCTGGAACGGTGACCAAGGCGGTCTATAATTCAACCGGTTATGGTTACCACATCATTATTAATCACGGCGGTGGCGTTGAGACGCTTTACGGCCACAACTCCAAGCTATATGTTAAGGCTGGTGACTGGGTTGAGCAGGGGCAGCTGATTGCCGCTATCGGTCGTACCGGACGTGCGACCGGACCGCACTGCCATCTTGAGGTGCGAATTAACGGTAAGTATATGAACCCCGCCAACTATATCGGCACCCGCAACCCCTATTCGTGA
- a CDS encoding DUF6179 domain-containing protein: MHENEGLMQLFVPEELPARNAVQTGGDFNAALLKLLAMRTERYTMGESSSVTVEMAQTLLESIRYTLALGCEAQGFNLAALPADTSLPALLLIGQAEAERRVKMGQKLFKHAKSLLSDIDDPALQETLSGIGQFFKRYDLWFFAHDIPCAIDYILDTPISEDLQGIDYVNTYLRALMVEGRAVPLRRKEEEARLNALLAQEEFQYTEGEVAHDDALRSLIEELNDCRCAGEKAALVTSTVRSLRDMTEVLDVCFWEDESIAVFELMGRSELALLYRFVQNRSKEKRSPTGWEQALTNYISDKIKTSRRTKTP, encoded by the coding sequence ATGCACGAAAACGAGGGGCTGATGCAGCTTTTTGTGCCTGAAGAGTTACCAGCGCGTAATGCTGTACAAACAGGCGGAGATTTTAATGCAGCACTGCTTAAACTGTTAGCTATGCGTACTGAGCGGTATACCATGGGAGAGAGCAGCTCAGTAACGGTGGAAATGGCGCAGACACTGCTTGAATCCATTCGCTATACGCTGGCATTGGGGTGCGAAGCGCAAGGGTTCAATCTAGCTGCGCTGCCGGCGGATACGTCGCTACCTGCGCTGTTGCTGATCGGTCAGGCCGAGGCCGAGCGGCGTGTCAAGATGGGGCAAAAGCTTTTCAAGCACGCAAAGTCGCTACTGTCGGATATTGATGATCCTGCGCTGCAAGAGACACTATCGGGTATTGGACAGTTTTTTAAGCGCTATGACCTGTGGTTTTTCGCGCATGATATCCCCTGCGCCATTGATTATATTTTAGACACACCCATCTCGGAAGATTTGCAGGGCATCGATTATGTCAACACCTATCTCAGAGCGCTCATGGTCGAGGGGCGGGCGGTGCCATTGCGGCGCAAAGAAGAGGAAGCGCGCCTGAACGCGTTACTAGCGCAGGAGGAGTTTCAGTATACTGAAGGCGAAGTAGCACATGATGACGCGCTGCGGTCGCTTATTGAGGAGCTAAATGACTGCCGCTGTGCCGGTGAGAAAGCGGCACTGGTCACATCCACGGTACGTAGCTTGCGCGATATGACCGAGGTTTTAGACGTTTGCTTCTGGGAAGATGAAAGCATCGCCGTTTTTGAGCTGATGGGAAGGTCTGAACTGGCACTGCTTTATCGTTTTGTGCAAAACAGGTCAAAAGAAAAGCGCTCGCCCACTGGATGGGAGCAAGCGCTTACGAATTATATTTCGGATAAAATCAAAACGTCTCGCCGGACAAAAACGCCTTGA
- a CDS encoding phenylacetate--CoA ligase — MKKPFWNQMESAPQHEIKSMQSLHLSQTVRHVYENVSFYRAKFDEAGISPEDIKSVDDLSKLPFTYKQDLRDNYPYGLFAVPMDKVVRIHASSGTTGKQTVVGYTQNDLNVWSECVARALTAAGADSRDFVHVSYGYGLFTGGIGLHDGAGKIGASVIPASTGNTKRQLQILKDFRSTVLCATPSYALFLGEALQEAGISLDEISLKCGIFGAEPWTQEMRLRIEALLGIKAYDIYGLSEIMGPGVSYECSAQCGMHIHEDFFIAEIIDPVTGEVLPDGAKGELVFTTISKEALPLIRYRTRDITSLTREKCTCGRTFVRMNKVSGRSDDMLIIRGVNVFPSQVESVLLELGMPPHYLLIVNRKGSLDTLEIQVEMDPSMTFDAVRLIEEKEETIRHAVESTLGIAAKITLVSPSTIARSEGKAKRVIDKRVF, encoded by the coding sequence ATGAAAAAGCCGTTCTGGAACCAGATGGAATCCGCACCCCAACACGAGATAAAATCGATGCAGTCACTACACCTGTCGCAAACGGTGCGACACGTCTATGAAAATGTTTCATTTTACAGAGCAAAGTTTGACGAAGCCGGTATCTCTCCCGAGGATATCAAAAGCGTTGACGACCTTTCTAAATTGCCGTTCACTTACAAGCAGGATCTGCGCGACAACTACCCCTATGGGCTGTTCGCCGTACCGATGGATAAGGTCGTGCGCATCCACGCCTCGTCCGGTACGACAGGAAAGCAGACGGTTGTAGGCTATACTCAAAATGACCTTAATGTGTGGAGCGAGTGCGTCGCGCGCGCGCTAACGGCCGCTGGCGCCGATTCAAGGGACTTTGTGCATGTCTCCTACGGTTACGGACTGTTTACCGGTGGTATAGGCCTGCACGACGGCGCTGGCAAGATTGGTGCATCGGTCATTCCGGCCTCAACCGGCAATACCAAGCGACAGCTTCAAATTCTAAAAGATTTTCGCTCCACCGTGTTGTGCGCCACCCCTTCTTATGCGCTGTTTTTGGGTGAAGCACTGCAGGAGGCCGGTATTTCGCTGGACGAAATATCGCTCAAATGCGGTATTTTCGGCGCTGAACCTTGGACGCAGGAAATGCGACTGCGCATTGAGGCGCTACTGGGAATTAAGGCTTATGACATCTACGGCCTGTCTGAGATTATGGGCCCCGGTGTCTCTTATGAGTGTAGCGCTCAGTGCGGGATGCACATCCATGAGGACTTTTTCATCGCTGAAATCATCGACCCCGTCACCGGCGAGGTGCTACCCGATGGAGCCAAAGGCGAGCTGGTATTCACCACGATTTCTAAAGAGGCACTGCCGCTCATTCGCTACCGTACTCGTGACATCACATCCCTTACCCGTGAAAAATGCACCTGCGGACGCACGTTCGTCCGCATGAATAAAGTCTCGGGCCGAAGTGACGACATGCTCATCATCCGCGGGGTCAACGTCTTCCCTTCGCAAGTGGAGTCGGTGCTGCTCGAACTAGGTATGCCGCCGCACTATCTGCTCATTGTTAATCGTAAGGGGTCGCTTGACACACTTGAAATCCAGGTGGAAATGGACCCCTCAATGACCTTTGACGCCGTACGCCTGATTGAAGAGAAGGAAGAAACCATCCGCCACGCGGTGGAGTCGACACTGGGCATAGCAGCTAAAATAACGCTCGTTTCTCCCAGCACCATTGCCCGCAGCGAGGGTAAAGCCAAACGTGTCATTGACAAACGCGTATTTTAA
- a CDS encoding biotin--[acetyl-CoA-carboxylase] ligase encodes MSVKKAVLAMLETHRAQDISGEQMAQELGVSRAAVWKAINSLKAQGYPISATTNRGYRLGEQSDLLSAEGIRPHVMSQLSERDIFVFETIDSTNLEAKRRAMLGGGHFTAIVADQQTMGRGRFGRSFFSPPGCGVYMSLLLKPTPQQISDATLLTTAAAVAVCHAIEALTPMRPEIKWVNDIYLDGKKLCGILTEAVTDLESGAIESVVIGLGINFKQPETALPEEVAAVAGTLFGAEQPSISRNRLVAEIINRLFTLWGELSTRAFLSDYRSRSMLLGQEIVFSRAGEKFAAIAEEIDDDGALVVRMQNGERVTLRSGEVSVRPVNAASTLPFVGGCEEPAQ; translated from the coding sequence ATGTCGGTAAAAAAAGCGGTGCTGGCCATGTTGGAAACGCACCGCGCACAGGATATTTCAGGTGAGCAGATGGCGCAGGAGCTGGGCGTTTCCCGCGCGGCGGTGTGGAAAGCAATCAACAGCCTTAAAGCGCAAGGGTACCCAATATCGGCAACCACTAACCGCGGTTATCGGTTGGGGGAACAGTCCGATCTGCTTTCGGCTGAAGGTATCCGGCCCCATGTTATGTCTCAGTTAAGCGAAAGAGATATTTTTGTTTTTGAAACGATAGATTCTACAAATCTTGAAGCAAAGCGCCGCGCTATGCTGGGTGGCGGGCACTTTACCGCAATCGTTGCCGATCAGCAAACAATGGGACGTGGGCGGTTTGGGCGCAGTTTTTTTTCACCCCCGGGCTGTGGCGTCTATATGAGCTTGTTGCTAAAGCCCACACCGCAGCAAATTTCAGACGCAACGCTGCTTACCACGGCAGCAGCGGTGGCGGTGTGCCACGCCATAGAAGCGTTGACCCCGATGCGCCCTGAGATTAAGTGGGTCAATGACATTTACTTGGACGGTAAAAAGCTTTGCGGCATTCTCACCGAAGCAGTTACCGACCTTGAAAGTGGCGCGATTGAAAGCGTTGTTATCGGCTTGGGCATCAACTTTAAACAGCCCGAAACTGCGTTGCCTGAGGAGGTGGCGGCGGTAGCGGGTACGCTTTTTGGGGCAGAGCAGCCCAGCATTTCACGAAATCGCCTGGTCGCCGAGATTATCAACAGACTGTTTACATTATGGGGCGAGCTTTCTACCCGCGCATTTTTATCCGACTACCGCAGTCGTTCCATGTTGCTCGGTCAGGAGATCGTCTTTTCGCGTGCAGGCGAAAAATTCGCCGCCATTGCCGAAGAAATCGACGATGACGGCGCGCTGGTTGTGAGGATGCAAAATGGGGAGCGGGTTACCTTGCGTTCTGGAGAGGTCAGCGTTCGGCCTGTTAATGCAGCGTCAACCCTGCCGTTTGTAGGCGGGTGCGAAGAACCGGCGCAATAA
- the gluQRS gene encoding tRNA glutamyl-Q(34) synthetase GluQRS, giving the protein MAQIKGRFAPSPSGRMHLGNVFCALLAWLSVRSQNGSLLLRIEDLDPARCRISYAEQLEDDLRWLGLPWDEGGLHAAGPHAPYCQSQRSAIYERVLTQLAEQEQLYPCFCSRDELHAASAPHRSDGRLLYSGCCRSLTKTQQAVLLENRRPALRIVAPDEVFSFTDKNGCLFSENLHGDCGDFIIRRSDGVFAYQLAVVIDDALMGVTEVVRGRDLLDSTPRQLFLYRALGFEPPEFGHLPLLLSPDGRRLSKRDRDMDMGVLRQRFTAPVLLGRLAFLVGLIDRPEPATAQELVAHFSWKSMPNKDITVSPSLFPPEYSP; this is encoded by the coding sequence ATGGCACAGATAAAAGGCAGGTTTGCCCCAAGCCCCAGCGGCAGAATGCATCTTGGCAATGTTTTTTGTGCATTGCTAGCATGGCTGTCGGTCAGAAGTCAAAATGGAAGCCTGCTGCTACGCATAGAGGATCTTGATCCCGCACGCTGCCGCATTTCCTACGCTGAACAGCTCGAAGATGACCTGCGTTGGTTGGGGCTACCATGGGACGAGGGTGGTCTTCATGCGGCAGGCCCGCACGCGCCCTACTGCCAAAGCCAGCGCAGTGCGATTTATGAACGGGTGCTCACCCAATTGGCCGAGCAGGAACAGCTCTACCCCTGTTTTTGTAGCCGTGATGAACTTCACGCGGCTTCAGCCCCACATCGCTCCGACGGGCGTCTGTTATATAGCGGGTGCTGCCGCAGCCTGACCAAAACCCAGCAAGCGGTGCTTTTAGAAAACCGCCGCCCCGCTTTGCGCATTGTGGCACCGGACGAAGTCTTTTCTTTTACGGACAAAAATGGTTGTTTGTTTTCAGAAAATTTGCACGGAGACTGCGGAGACTTTATCATCCGACGCTCTGACGGTGTTTTTGCCTATCAGCTGGCTGTTGTCATAGACGACGCTTTGATGGGGGTCACCGAGGTTGTGCGTGGACGTGATCTTCTTGATTCTACCCCACGTCAGCTGTTTTTATACCGTGCGCTTGGGTTTGAGCCACCTGAGTTTGGTCATCTGCCGCTGTTGCTGTCCCCCGATGGCAGACGCCTTTCAAAGCGCGACCGCGATATGGATATGGGGGTCCTGCGACAGCGCTTTACGGCACCGGTACTTTTGGGTCGTCTCGCTTTTCTCGTCGGGCTGATTGACCGCCCGGAACCGGCCACAGCACAGGAACTGGTTGCGCACTTTTCATGGAAATCGATGCCAAATAAAGACATAACCGTTTCCCCTTCTCTTTTTCCACCGGAGTATTCGCCTTGA